Proteins from a genomic interval of Paenibacillus lentus:
- the hisD gene encoding histidinol dehydrogenase produces the protein MRIVSAGQFQLKREVDYGSAEQNAIVKAIVSAVKNEGDAALLNYTEQLDGMKLAPESLRVTEEELRAAYEQVEPSFVSAISAAAENIRAYHSRQKRNSWMDLQPDGSILGQIIRPLKRVGVYVPGGKASYPSSVLMNVIPAQVAGVPEIVMVTPPATNGKAGIDPYILVAAAEAGVNEIYRVGGAQAIAALAYGTESIAPVDKICGPGNIYVALAKREVYGAVDIDSIAGPSEIAVLADDSADPAYVAADLLSQAEHDEMASAVLVTTSEAFANACRDEVQRQLAELPRREIAEASINSYGVILLVDSIEEGISVINQMAPEHFELIVEEPIAYLGLIENAGAIFLGPYSSEPVGDYFAGPNHIIPTNGTARYSSPVDVDDFIKKSSLIYYSKEALLTNGETIMELARREGLEGHARAIEIRMRKEGKAGNE, from the coding sequence ATGAGAATCGTATCGGCGGGACAATTTCAGCTGAAGCGGGAAGTGGACTACGGTTCAGCGGAGCAAAATGCGATCGTCAAAGCCATCGTTAGTGCTGTGAAAAATGAAGGGGATGCCGCGCTTCTAAATTATACGGAACAGCTGGACGGAATGAAGCTGGCACCGGAATCGCTTCGAGTGACGGAGGAGGAATTACGGGCGGCTTACGAACAGGTAGAGCCTTCTTTTGTATCGGCAATATCGGCTGCGGCGGAGAATATTCGCGCCTATCATTCGCGGCAGAAGCGTAATTCCTGGATGGATTTGCAGCCTGACGGGAGCATTCTAGGTCAGATCATTCGCCCGCTCAAGCGAGTTGGCGTCTACGTGCCTGGTGGCAAGGCATCTTATCCCTCCTCGGTACTGATGAACGTCATTCCCGCACAAGTAGCAGGCGTGCCGGAAATCGTCATGGTGACTCCGCCGGCGACCAATGGCAAGGCGGGTATCGATCCATATATTCTGGTTGCCGCAGCGGAAGCAGGAGTGAATGAAATTTACCGGGTAGGTGGAGCGCAGGCTATAGCAGCCCTTGCCTACGGTACAGAGAGCATCGCGCCTGTTGATAAAATTTGCGGGCCTGGAAATATTTATGTCGCGCTTGCGAAACGGGAAGTCTATGGTGCTGTCGATATTGACAGCATTGCGGGCCCAAGCGAGATTGCTGTTCTGGCCGACGACAGCGCCGATCCGGCTTATGTGGCCGCGGATCTGTTGTCGCAAGCCGAGCATGATGAGATGGCATCTGCCGTATTGGTAACCACTTCTGAAGCCTTTGCCAATGCTTGCCGGGATGAGGTTCAGCGTCAATTGGCAGAGCTGCCGCGGCGGGAGATTGCAGAAGCTTCGATCAATAGTTACGGAGTCATTCTTCTAGTGGATTCGATTGAAGAGGGGATCAGCGTTATTAATCAGATGGCGCCGGAGCATTTTGAGCTTATTGTCGAAGAACCGATAGCATATCTTGGCCTGATTGAAAATGCGGGTGCTATTTTCCTTGGGCCGTATAGCTCGGAGCCAGTCGGGGATTATTTTGCCGGACCGAATCATATCATTCCTACCAATGGAACGGCACGTTACTCATCTCCGGTGGATGTAGATGATTTTATTAAGAAATCCAGTTTGATCTACTATAGTAAAGAAGCTTTGTTAACGAACGGTGAGACCATTATGGAGCTGGCGCGCCGTGAGGGGCTGGAAGGCCATGCGCGAGCGATCGAAATTCGAATGCGTAAAGAAGGAAAGGCAGGGAATGAATAA
- the hisG gene encoding ATP phosphoribosyltransferase yields the protein MGEIIKVAMPKGRIYKQAAALFREAGLSIPSDVDESRRLVISLPEIGMEFIMAKPVDVPTYVEYGVADIGIVGKDVLMEENRDVYELLDLGIARCRMSVIALPDWKPGIHQRVATKYPNVASQYFREQGQQVEVIKLNGSIELAPLIGLADRIVDMVETGRTLKENGLVEMESIFEITSRLVANRVSYRMKNGEIQAVCDALNRVIQGTGIES from the coding sequence TTGGGAGAAATTATTAAGGTGGCTATGCCCAAAGGGCGTATATATAAACAGGCAGCGGCATTATTTCGTGAAGCGGGACTATCTATTCCTAGCGACGTGGATGAGTCGCGCAGGCTCGTTATTTCTTTGCCGGAGATCGGCATGGAATTTATTATGGCAAAGCCTGTGGACGTGCCGACTTACGTCGAGTACGGGGTGGCGGATATCGGAATCGTTGGTAAAGATGTGCTAATGGAAGAAAATCGCGATGTGTATGAGCTGCTTGATCTGGGGATCGCTCGCTGCCGGATGTCGGTCATTGCGCTGCCGGATTGGAAGCCTGGCATTCACCAACGTGTAGCGACCAAGTATCCAAATGTAGCTTCGCAGTATTTCCGTGAGCAGGGCCAGCAGGTGGAAGTCATTAAGTTAAACGGCTCTATTGAGCTGGCACCGCTGATCGGCCTGGCTGATCGGATCGTAGATATGGTGGAAACTGGTCGGACATTAAAGGAAAATGGCCTGGTGGAAATGGAGAGTATATTTGAAATTACAAGTCGTTTAGTTGCAAACCGAGTTAGCTACCGCATGAAGAACGGCGAAATCCAGGCGGTATGCGACGCATTAAACCGGGTTATTCAAGGCACGGGAATCGAGAGCTAG
- a CDS encoding ATP phosphoribosyltransferase regulatory subunit produces MSKPKGFEKPAGVRDYLPFAVEKLRAIERSVLDCMTSWGYRQIMTPTMEYYDTVGVASSTSDQKLFKLLNNRGTTMVLRSDMPAPIARVVSSLLRDEPLPLRLSYHANVFRAIEEEAGKEAEFFQTGVELVGDDSAEADAEVVALAVSSLQAAGVTTFKIALGHVGFLNGLLEDAIPDREEARETLKEVLMHRDYVGYRETLASLSLTEEQRNELEGVLKLRGGKEVCHQALELSGNSLAQSSIEHLAQVWDALEDYGVAQHVMIDLTMIGDFSYYTGMTFEGYAAELGFPVCSGGRYDNLLQQFGRPAPATGFSLKTNRILDGVGGIQTERELPILLQYDATNRKLAFAEAARLRSEGRSVLMKHTDKPEDLLSETETVAQNVRSGPLGPAYGEIRSFVSF; encoded by the coding sequence TTGTCTAAACCGAAGGGATTTGAAAAACCGGCTGGTGTGCGCGATTATTTGCCTTTTGCGGTAGAGAAGCTGCGGGCCATAGAACGTAGTGTATTGGACTGCATGACCAGCTGGGGGTACCGTCAAATAATGACACCGACAATGGAATATTACGACACGGTTGGCGTGGCTAGCTCAACATCAGATCAGAAGCTGTTTAAGCTGCTCAATAATCGAGGAACCACAATGGTGCTACGTTCAGACATGCCTGCCCCCATCGCGCGGGTCGTTTCCTCATTATTAAGGGATGAGCCTCTGCCGCTTAGATTGTCGTACCATGCGAACGTATTTCGGGCCATTGAAGAGGAAGCGGGGAAGGAAGCAGAGTTCTTCCAAACAGGCGTAGAGCTTGTCGGCGATGATTCTGCAGAGGCCGATGCCGAAGTCGTAGCCCTGGCTGTATCCTCACTCCAGGCAGCGGGGGTTACGACCTTCAAGATCGCCCTGGGTCATGTCGGCTTTCTGAACGGATTGCTCGAGGATGCCATTCCTGATCGAGAGGAAGCTAGGGAGACATTGAAGGAAGTGCTGATGCACCGCGATTACGTCGGGTACCGTGAGACGCTGGCGAGTCTGTCTCTGACCGAAGAACAGAGAAATGAACTAGAAGGCGTGCTTAAGCTGCGCGGTGGGAAGGAAGTATGCCATCAGGCCTTGGAGCTTAGCGGCAATTCCCTGGCACAGTCCTCGATCGAGCATCTTGCTCAAGTATGGGATGCGCTTGAGGATTACGGGGTCGCGCAGCATGTCATGATCGACTTAACGATGATCGGGGACTTCTCGTATTACACGGGAATGACCTTTGAAGGATATGCGGCTGAGCTTGGTTTTCCGGTGTGCAGCGGCGGGCGTTACGATAATTTGCTCCAGCAATTTGGCCGTCCGGCACCGGCTACGGGCTTCTCGCTCAAGACAAATCGGATTCTGGACGGGGTAGGCGGCATTCAGACCGAGCGGGAGCTGCCGATTTTGCTGCAATACGATGCGACGAATCGCAAGTTGGCTTTTGCTGAAGCGGCTCGTCTGCGGAGTGAAGGACGAAGCGTACTCATGAAGCATACCGACAAACCGGAGGATTTGTTATCTGAAACGGAAACGGTAGCACAAAATGTGCGTAGCGGCCCATTAGGGCCAGCTTATGGCGAGATACGCAGCTTTGTAAGTTTCTAA
- a CDS encoding sigma-70 family RNA polymerase sigma factor, with amino-acid sequence MQEKEWAAAACLGDEDAFYKLVSSHKRKLFGIAHSYLKNEADALEAVQEAICRAWIKCKRLRDPAAFVPWLIRILINCCHNELRYRKRTLPHYTEASQEKIEMISVYRLDLEQALDRLKPKYRDVLMLKYYQDMTLTEIAFILGRPEGTVKTWLHQGLKQIREHIGRRGEGYDEKPSF; translated from the coding sequence GTGCAAGAAAAAGAATGGGCTGCCGCCGCATGCCTTGGAGACGAAGATGCCTTCTACAAGCTGGTATCTTCCCACAAAAGAAAATTGTTCGGCATCGCCCATAGCTATTTGAAAAATGAGGCCGATGCCTTGGAGGCCGTCCAAGAGGCTATTTGCCGCGCCTGGATCAAATGCAAGCGGCTGCGTGACCCGGCAGCCTTCGTACCGTGGCTCATTCGCATCCTGATTAACTGTTGTCATAATGAGCTAAGGTACCGCAAAAGAACTTTGCCTCATTATACCGAAGCATCGCAGGAGAAAATAGAAATGATCAGTGTTTACAGACTGGATCTCGAACAGGCGCTCGATCGCCTAAAGCCGAAATATCGTGATGTACTCATGCTCAAGTATTATCAGGATATGACGTTAACTGAAATCGCCTTTATTCTGGGTCGGCCTGAAGGCACCGTGAAAACCTGGCTGCATCAGGGATTAAAGCAAATACGGGAACATATAGGAAGGAGAGGTGAAGGATACGATGAGAAACCATCATTTTGA
- a CDS encoding DUF4179 domain-containing protein, whose translation MRNHHFDREYAQEEKLLTDYYKSHGTAATQIDEEKLNNALLAGIAAGNSRPKQLTHSYPWKLAGTVLACCLILFGGWQAWVLEKKEHSSFHASHLDIPSFVYNRMTHTHKDAARHGLYQPINETVTQGDYQVTINGVLADRTEMIIFYTSVNLPGNVPISPRDAKFLDTGGNHLNVGIDYSSTTPRPGTTTNVQHGEFTLSFHKNDIPEQFIFSAKWGHNQASDAEHELIEFPILLDSSKYANLEHRITVNRSATIGQYIFTVTDIMLYPLTTRVNVQIESAGENLYQGLIEPVLWVTQEGTRKSIPMQMSSTNAGSNQLLIQFDSLYYSDWQQLSFGASGMEESLGEDLELVLDTEKQELISSPNDSIRLERIVPNKEFIDLYFELDLVSDQRVVRFELDEEFMDGNGEKHSLIGGRSSSRSDKFQTVNYKLKPGDYAQPLTLKLLSYPGTDINQTFEIPLLSENNPKK comes from the coding sequence ATGAGAAACCATCATTTTGATCGGGAATATGCTCAGGAAGAAAAGCTACTGACAGATTATTATAAGTCCCATGGTACCGCTGCCACCCAGATCGATGAGGAAAAATTAAATAATGCACTTCTCGCAGGTATCGCAGCGGGAAATTCCCGGCCAAAGCAACTCACTCATTCCTATCCTTGGAAACTTGCAGGCACAGTACTTGCTTGCTGTTTGATCCTTTTCGGCGGCTGGCAGGCTTGGGTGTTGGAAAAAAAAGAGCATTCTTCATTTCATGCCTCCCATTTGGATATACCAAGCTTCGTATACAACAGAATGACGCACACGCATAAAGACGCAGCACGACATGGATTGTATCAGCCTATCAACGAGACGGTCACGCAGGGCGATTATCAGGTAACTATAAACGGGGTTCTTGCTGATCGTACAGAGATGATTATATTTTATACCTCGGTTAATTTACCGGGGAATGTCCCTATTTCTCCCCGAGACGCCAAATTTCTGGATACCGGAGGAAATCACCTGAATGTTGGGATAGATTATTCTTCAACAACCCCCCGACCAGGAACAACGACAAATGTCCAGCATGGTGAATTTACACTTTCATTTCATAAAAACGATATACCAGAGCAATTCATTTTCTCGGCAAAATGGGGTCACAATCAGGCATCTGATGCTGAACATGAACTCATTGAGTTCCCTATTCTGCTTGATTCCAGTAAATATGCTAATTTGGAGCATAGAATCACGGTTAATCGATCGGCAACGATTGGACAATATATTTTTACTGTTACAGACATCATGCTTTACCCATTAACGACAAGAGTCAATGTCCAAATCGAATCTGCCGGGGAGAATCTATACCAAGGTCTGATCGAACCGGTTCTATGGGTAACTCAGGAGGGCACACGAAAGTCCATTCCTATGCAAATGTCTTCGACAAATGCAGGCTCAAACCAACTTCTCATCCAGTTTGACAGCCTGTACTATTCCGATTGGCAACAGCTTTCATTTGGTGCCTCTGGAATGGAGGAATCGTTAGGGGAGGATTTAGAACTTGTACTCGATACGGAAAAACAGGAACTGATTTCTTCTCCGAACGATTCCATTCGGCTTGAGCGCATAGTTCCAAACAAAGAATTTATTGATCTTTATTTTGAGCTTGATTTGGTTTCCGATCAAAGGGTTGTGCGCTTCGAACTAGATGAAGAGTTCATGGATGGAAACGGGGAAAAACACTCATTAATTGGGGGCCGTTCCAGCTCCCGATCAGATAAATTCCAAACGGTTAACTATAAATTAAAACCGGGAGACTACGCCCAACCGTTGACCTTAAAACTGCTTTCCTATCCGGGAACAGACATCAACCAAACTTTTGAAATTCCGCTTCTCTCCGAGAACAATCCAAAGAAATAA
- a CDS encoding acyltransferase — MRRVQRYPVEGSNALWQLYRTVSPWKGVKNFIFIQLARYCPVLPLKNWIYRRILGMKVGEHTAFGLMVMVDVFFPELITIGRNSVIGYNTTILAHEYLIKEYRLGEVHIGDEVMIGANTTILPGVTIGDGAVVAAGSIVHKDVAPGTFVGGNPLRLIERKPQAAAPETVVTAQEELYKKK; from the coding sequence GTGAGGAGAGTGCAGCGTTATCCAGTAGAGGGGTCAAATGCACTATGGCAGTTGTACCGTACGGTAAGTCCATGGAAGGGTGTCAAAAATTTTATTTTCATCCAACTGGCTAGGTATTGTCCGGTGCTACCGCTAAAGAACTGGATTTATCGCCGCATTCTGGGAATGAAGGTGGGTGAGCACACCGCGTTCGGCCTCATGGTTATGGTGGATGTATTCTTCCCAGAGCTGATTACAATTGGGCGTAACTCGGTGATCGGCTATAATACAACGATCCTGGCACATGAATATCTGATCAAGGAATATCGGCTGGGGGAAGTTCATATTGGCGATGAGGTTATGATTGGTGCCAATACGACGATATTACCCGGTGTCACGATTGGAGACGGTGCGGTCGTAGCTGCCGGATCGATCGTTCATAAGGACGTGGCGCCTGGAACCTTCGTGGGCGGAAACCCGCTTCGCTTGATCGAGCGCAAACCACAGGCAGCCGCTCCAGAGACCGTAGTTACAGCACAAGAAGAACTGTACAAAAAGAAGTGA
- the ppaX gene encoding pyrophosphatase PpaX, with amino-acid sequence MKIDTVLFDLDGTIIDTNELIIASFQHVLDKHKQPRTREQIIPYMGMTLEQQFQAFSGWQDVSELVTDYRSFNTIHHDTMVKGFPHVDEVISTLKDRGIKLGIVTTKIRPSTMRVLELFGLVKYMDTIVTVQDVTHPKPHPEPVLKAMEQLNADPKRTIMIGDSPADIKSAQAAGALSAAVAWSLKGAEELKKYNPDYILEDMLDLYGVLGWELQKK; translated from the coding sequence TTGAAGATTGACACGGTGTTATTTGATCTAGACGGAACGATTATCGATACGAACGAACTGATTATTGCGTCTTTTCAGCATGTATTGGACAAGCATAAGCAGCCGCGTACCCGGGAGCAGATTATCCCTTATATGGGGATGACGTTGGAACAGCAATTTCAGGCTTTCTCGGGCTGGCAGGATGTCTCGGAGCTGGTAACCGATTACCGCTCGTTTAACACGATACATCACGATACGATGGTCAAGGGATTTCCCCATGTAGACGAAGTGATTTCTACTTTGAAAGACAGAGGAATTAAGCTTGGAATCGTTACGACTAAGATTAGACCGTCAACGATGCGTGTATTGGAGTTGTTCGGATTAGTGAAATATATGGACACGATTGTTACGGTACAGGATGTGACACATCCGAAGCCGCACCCAGAGCCGGTCCTGAAGGCCATGGAGCAGCTAAATGCTGATCCAAAGCGCACGATCATGATCGGGGATAGTCCTGCAGATATTAAGTCAGCCCAAGCAGCCGGTGCTCTCTCAGCCGCCGTAGCCTGGTCTCTTAAAGGGGCAGAGGAACTGAAGAAGTACAATCCGGATTATATTCTGGAGGACATGCTAGATTTATACGGAGTATTAGGATGGGAGCTACAGAAGAAGTGA
- the lgt gene encoding prolipoprotein diacylglyceryl transferase, which translates to MGTLLLDPIAFSIGSIAVRWYGLILGTGALAGLLLAIREGKRFGIPQEFFMDLLLLGVPSAIIGARIYYVAFTWDQYKDNFWDVFKIWEGGIAIYGALIGAIICAVILVRRRGYNFWRIADICAPSLIVGQMIGRWGNFVNQEAYGGPTTEAFLSDYLHLPSFIVNQMNVEGIFRHPTFLYESVWNLVGLVLLFVLRRQKFLRAGELFFSYFIWYSIGRFFIEALRTDSLAFKGPEWLVSFVDGLWSPMLWLGFEHGYLDPNYGNVRISQLLGLVIIVIALVCIVVRRRRVPHLPRYSDPIASTKIQEIENVSGTAALNKKVLNEKAQGEDISETRKDEEQKKE; encoded by the coding sequence ATGGGCACTTTGTTATTGGATCCAATCGCATTTTCTATTGGAAGTATCGCTGTACGCTGGTATGGATTAATTCTCGGTACCGGTGCTTTGGCCGGGTTGCTCCTGGCGATCCGTGAGGGAAAGCGCTTCGGGATTCCTCAGGAGTTTTTCATGGATTTGCTGCTGCTCGGGGTTCCATCGGCTATCATCGGGGCTAGGATTTACTATGTTGCTTTTACATGGGATCAATATAAGGATAATTTCTGGGATGTCTTTAAGATCTGGGAAGGCGGCATAGCCATATATGGTGCGCTTATAGGCGCTATTATATGTGCGGTGATTTTGGTGCGAAGACGCGGTTATAACTTCTGGAGAATCGCCGATATTTGCGCACCTTCCCTGATCGTAGGGCAGATGATCGGCCGTTGGGGGAACTTCGTGAACCAGGAGGCCTATGGTGGGCCGACGACGGAAGCCTTTTTAAGTGACTATTTGCATTTGCCGTCTTTTATCGTTAACCAGATGAACGTAGAGGGAATATTCCGTCATCCCACCTTTTTGTATGAATCGGTATGGAACTTGGTCGGCTTAGTACTGCTTTTCGTGTTGAGAAGACAGAAATTTCTGCGGGCTGGAGAGTTATTCTTCTCCTATTTCATCTGGTATTCCATCGGCCGCTTCTTTATTGAGGCGCTTCGGACGGATAGCTTGGCGTTTAAGGGACCAGAGTGGCTAGTATCCTTCGTAGACGGGTTATGGTCTCCCATGCTATGGCTAGGGTTCGAACACGGATATTTGGATCCCAACTATGGGAATGTTCGTATATCTCAATTGCTGGGTTTGGTTATTATTGTTATTGCTCTCGTCTGTATTGTTGTTCGGCGCAGAAGGGTACCTCATTTGCCAAGGTATAGTGATCCAATCGCTTCTACGAAGATTCAGGAGATTGAGAATGTATCGGGTACAGCCGCTCTGAACAAGAAAGTTCTAAATGAGAAGGCACAGGGTGAGGATATCTCTGAGACAAGGAAAGACGAGGAACAGAAAAAGGAGTAG
- the hprK gene encoding HPr(Ser) kinase/phosphatase: MAKKVKVSELVNQFGLEVVSGEQGLKRVITVDDLYRPGLEMAGYFEYHPPERVQILGKTELAFYEMLPAEERRDRMERLCSSEETPCIIVTRSWEVPQELVEISSVKNIPVLRSSMATTILSSRITSFLERKLAPTATIHGVLVDVYGVGMLITGSSGIGKSETALELVKRGHRLIADDAVEIRQTSDNQLHGTAPELIRHLLEIRGVGIINVMTLFGAGAIRNNKRISLVVRLEAWQQEKQYDRLGLDEETTRIIDTDVPLATIPVRPGRNLAVIIEVAAMNFRLKRMGYNAALQFTTKLTETIAEDIDDLD, encoded by the coding sequence ATGGCAAAAAAAGTGAAAGTATCAGAATTGGTTAACCAGTTCGGACTTGAGGTTGTGTCCGGAGAGCAAGGGTTAAAACGAGTGATTACCGTGGATGACTTATACCGTCCTGGCTTAGAAATGGCCGGTTATTTCGAGTATCATCCACCTGAGCGTGTTCAGATTCTAGGGAAGACTGAACTGGCCTTCTATGAAATGCTGCCAGCCGAGGAGCGGCGAGATCGTATGGAGCGACTATGCTCCAGCGAGGAAACACCGTGCATTATTGTGACAAGATCTTGGGAAGTTCCGCAGGAGCTGGTAGAAATCAGCTCGGTCAAGAACATTCCCGTTCTGCGCAGCAGTATGGCGACAACGATTCTATCTAGCCGGATTACGAGCTTCTTGGAGAGGAAACTTGCCCCAACAGCAACGATTCATGGGGTACTTGTTGATGTATATGGGGTAGGTATGCTTATTACCGGCTCCAGCGGCATCGGAAAAAGTGAGACCGCACTGGAGCTTGTGAAGCGGGGCCACCGTCTCATTGCCGATGATGCGGTAGAGATTCGTCAGACCTCTGACAATCAGCTTCATGGAACGGCACCGGAGTTAATTCGACACTTACTGGAAATTCGGGGTGTTGGTATTATTAACGTCATGACCTTGTTCGGTGCTGGTGCCATTCGCAACAATAAGCGGATTTCCCTGGTCGTTAGACTCGAGGCTTGGCAGCAGGAGAAGCAATATGACCGTCTCGGACTCGATGAGGAGACCACGCGGATTATTGATACGGATGTACCACTGGCGACGATTCCGGTTCGGCCTGGACGGAACTTGGCCGTCATTATCGAAGTGGCTGCTATGAATTTCCGTCTGAAGCGGATGGGATATAATGCGGCATTGCAATTTACGACCAAGCTCACCGAGACCATTGCAGAAGATATAGACGATTTGGACTAG
- a CDS encoding ABC transporter ATP-binding protein — protein sequence MAGVRLEHIYKKYPGADKATVVDVNLDIADKEFLVLVGPSGCGKSTTLRMIAGLEEITEGKLYIGDRVVNDVAPKDRDIAMVFQSYALYPHMNVYQNMAFGLKLRKVKKEEIDQRVREAARILDIEHLLDRKPKALSGGQRQRVALGRAIVRDPQVFLMDEPLSNLDAKLRGQMRAEITKLVKRLETTCIYVTHDQTEAMTMGDRIVVMQDGIIQQAASPEELYNQPTNIFVAGFIGSPTMNFINGKIVEQNGAVYFQSDALSVEVPQGKAVTLKEKGYVGGKEVIMGVRPEDIHEEPIFLEGSPNTVFTSTVDVTENLGHEMLLYLNSTSPLIARVDGRSNTREGDNVKLAIDMNKIHIFDKETEKNVFYA from the coding sequence ATGGCAGGCGTACGCTTAGAACACATTTATAAAAAATACCCAGGTGCTGACAAAGCAACCGTTGTTGACGTAAACCTAGATATTGCAGATAAAGAATTCCTCGTATTGGTTGGACCATCCGGTTGTGGTAAATCGACAACGCTTCGTATGATCGCTGGTCTTGAAGAAATTACTGAAGGTAAATTGTACATTGGTGATCGCGTCGTTAACGACGTTGCTCCTAAAGACCGCGACATTGCGATGGTTTTCCAATCTTACGCTTTGTACCCACATATGAACGTGTATCAAAACATGGCGTTTGGTTTGAAACTTCGTAAAGTGAAGAAGGAAGAAATCGACCAACGTGTACGCGAAGCAGCAAGAATTCTTGACATTGAGCATTTGCTTGATCGTAAACCGAAGGCACTTTCCGGTGGTCAGCGTCAACGGGTTGCCTTGGGACGCGCAATTGTCCGCGATCCACAAGTTTTCCTCATGGACGAACCACTTTCCAACTTGGATGCTAAACTTCGTGGCCAAATGCGTGCTGAGATCACAAAGCTGGTTAAACGTCTGGAAACCACTTGTATCTATGTAACGCATGACCAAACAGAAGCTATGACAATGGGTGACCGTATCGTAGTTATGCAAGACGGTATCATTCAACAGGCTGCTTCTCCGGAGGAGCTGTACAACCAACCAACGAACATTTTCGTTGCTGGATTTATCGGTTCTCCTACAATGAACTTTATCAACGGTAAAATTGTAGAGCAAAACGGTGCTGTATACTTCCAATCTGATGCTCTTAGTGTTGAAGTCCCTCAAGGTAAAGCCGTGACATTGAAAGAAAAGGGCTACGTAGGTGGCAAGGAAGTAATCATGGGCGTGCGTCCTGAAGATATTCATGAAGAGCCAATCTTCTTGGAAGGTTCACCGAATACAGTCTTCACATCAACTGTAGATGTTACGGAGAACCTGGGTCACGAAATGCTCTTGTACTTGAATAGCACTTCCCCGCTGATTGCTCGTGTGGACGGACGTTCTAACACTCGTGAAGGCGATAATGTGAAGCTTGCGATCGATATGAACAAAATTCATATCTTTGATAAAGAAACTGAGAAGAACGTATTCTACGCTTAA
- a CDS encoding PucR family transcriptional regulator has translation MEINLLKKQLELIIKAPVHLVSMELQEWQDLTQFRNPEDSVIARSVVLEGRSLWLCGTHHHKVQVLEANTSDLADTEVKLIELLVASIDGRRSSPAVTGSKGDEYHSQQLGAWIQEQLELENYQAGIPESLKWRTKIHGTMLPFLLGWENHSAMDISFVKLNKLLRSYFGGDIALLPLKEEWYVLVGEQLLTDLRDENEEGLDTERDMLSALSQGMYELITNEWVGGGFHLSVGDPIDPEEALVSTALLLRETLALGRIFHVTEQIHLPWELRLERLIYSIPGAQRQRFLEDTGNPVRVLDDEEIMMTLDTFFQLDCNVSETAKRLYIHRNTLLYRLDKFKQETGLDVRSFHDAVIVKLGMLLYKVTNGE, from the coding sequence ATGGAAATTAATTTACTTAAGAAGCAACTGGAACTCATTATTAAGGCTCCTGTCCATCTTGTAAGCATGGAGCTGCAGGAGTGGCAAGATCTAACCCAATTTAGAAACCCAGAGGACTCGGTGATAGCTCGTTCCGTTGTGCTGGAGGGTCGTTCTCTCTGGCTTTGTGGAACTCATCATCATAAAGTCCAAGTACTTGAAGCGAATACGTCTGACTTGGCCGATACGGAAGTGAAGCTGATCGAACTATTAGTTGCTTCAATTGACGGACGGCGATCGTCACCTGCAGTTACTGGAAGTAAGGGAGACGAGTATCACAGTCAGCAGCTAGGCGCATGGATTCAGGAGCAGCTGGAGCTTGAAAATTACCAGGCTGGTATACCAGAATCGTTAAAGTGGAGAACAAAGATACATGGAACAATGCTCCCTTTTTTGCTTGGTTGGGAGAATCATTCGGCTATGGATATTTCTTTTGTAAAGCTAAATAAACTGCTGCGAAGCTATTTTGGCGGTGACATTGCATTGCTGCCGCTAAAAGAAGAATGGTACGTCCTTGTCGGCGAGCAATTGTTGACCGACCTTCGTGATGAAAATGAAGAGGGTTTGGACACAGAAAGGGATATGCTGAGTGCTCTAAGCCAAGGGATGTATGAGCTGATTACCAATGAGTGGGTTGGGGGCGGATTTCATCTATCTGTCGGTGATCCGATTGACCCGGAGGAGGCGTTGGTGTCGACGGCTTTATTACTGCGCGAAACGCTGGCCCTTGGCCGTATTTTTCATGTGACAGAGCAAATTCACTTGCCGTGGGAGCTGCGGCTGGAACGTCTCATTTATAGTATACCAGGTGCTCAGCGGCAAAGATTTTTAGAGGATACCGGGAATCCGGTTCGTGTATTGGACGATGAAGAGATTATGATGACGTTGGATACGTTCTTTCAATTGGATTGTAATGTGAGCGAAACTGCTAAGCGGCTCTATATTCACCGGAATACGCTGCTGTACAGGCTTGATAAGTTTAAACAGGAAACAGGTCTTGATGTGCGTAGTTTTCATGATGCGGTTATAGTCAAGTTGGGGATGCTATTGTATAAAGTGACAAATGGAGAATAG